ACAGGGGCAATCGGAGGAAGGTGGAGGTGGAATCCTGCATTTTCAAGAAATTCAATCAAGAGGGGAAGGAGCAGGCCTGCAGCAATGAAAACTCCCCAGAACCAGTACATATAAGACATACCTGCCATCAGTTGGTCGCCGACGATAAGGTGCATCATGGCGCCGTGTGTGTTTGCCGTTCCGGTGATGCCGCCAAGGACGAACAGACCAACGATGACCAGCTCTATCCAGATGGCATTGGCGTCTATTCGGCTGTAAATGTGTTTCTCGTCTTTTGGCGCGAACAACAACAGGAGGGCTGATGCGCTCGAAATACCTGAAACCAGAAAGAGCATGCCGAGGATAGAACTCGACCAGAGTGGCCGTGCAGAGAAGAAGGAGAGCAGGATGCCGGTATAGATACCGATTCCGACGCCGATGTGGGCATTGAGCAGGGCAACTTTGAGGAGGTGGTCATCTGTCCACTTGATCAACTTGTCGAGCAGCTCAATGTTCAGTGTATTAAGGTATTTACGATTGACAACCATCGCTTGCAGCACTGCCAGCGGAAAGAAGGCAACGAGAATCCAGCTACCAGCCGACATTGGTGAGGTTGGCTGAATAGTGGTGTAAAATGCCCATACATAGAGCTTGTGGGTTAAATCAAGAAACAGGAAAAGCATCCCGATGCCAAGGAGAAGCGGGGAGAGGATAGCACCGATTCTGACGGCAGTACACGGGCAGCCATCACCTTCGTCTTTCGGTCCGATGCCGAAGTGACGCCGCATGACAATCATTACTGAAGTGATCACCAGCAGACCACCGGCTATGCCTCCAAGAAAGAGGTAGAGCGGAATGTGCCACTCCCAGATGTGCAGGTGCGGCAGGACATTCGGATTCATTTTTGTTGAAACGAGTTCATGTATTCCATCAATCATAATTACGCTCCGGGTTTGTTTCTTGCGGAAATCCAGTAGAGTTTCGGTTCGGTACCTGCATGTTCCTTCTGTCGGTAGACCTCTTTGCCGTTGAGCATGGCTTTCTCTTCAGGGGTCATATTGTCGAAATCGACCAGGTGCAGGCTTCCTGTCGGGCAGATGGAGACACAGGCGGTCTTCAACCCTTTTTCGATACGGTGTTTGCAGAGTGTGCACTTGTCAATGAATCCATCGGGGTGCACGTAGCGGGCATCGTATGGACAGGCTGCCATGCAGGCTTTACAACCGGTACAGCGCGAACGGTTGATCTGTACGGTTCCGTTTTCATCGTAGTGCGACGCTCCGGTCGGGCAGTAGGTGACGCATGGAGCATTATCGCAGTGCTGACAGCGCTCCGAGCGGTTCTCCATAGAGAGGAGAGGGAAGTTTCCCGAGGTATCCTGTACGACCCAGTCACGGCAGTAGCCTTCAGGAACAGCGTTTTCTGCCCTGCAGGCATAGACGCATGCTGAACAGCCGACGCAGACACGGGTGTCGATAATCATGCCGTAGTTCTTTTTATTGCTCACCGTTTAAATCTCCTTGACAAATGTCACAAAATTGTTCTGAAAGCCAACAGCACCCATGGCAGGATCAATGTCTGTTTTTGAGATCAACTGATTGTGAGATGCACCTCTTTTATAAGCCCACTTGAGCTCTTTTGCATTGTGGCCGAAGCCATGCACCATATAGACCGCATCAGTACGGATACGCTGGGTCACCTTGACCTTGATCGGAAACTCCGAAACGATACCCGCCTGATTTTTTAAATGAACATACTCGCCGTGAGATAACTGATGCTTC
The DNA window shown above is from Pelodictyon phaeoclathratiforme BU-1 and carries:
- the nrfD gene encoding NrfD/PsrC family molybdoenzyme membrane anchor subunit; this translates as MIDGIHELVSTKMNPNVLPHLHIWEWHIPLYLFLGGIAGGLLVITSVMIVMRRHFGIGPKDEGDGCPCTAVRIGAILSPLLLGIGMLFLFLDLTHKLYVWAFYTTIQPTSPMSAGSWILVAFFPLAVLQAMVVNRKYLNTLNIELLDKLIKWTDDHLLKVALLNAHIGVGIGIYTGILLSFFSARPLWSSSILGMLFLVSGISSASALLLLFAPKDEKHIYSRIDANAIWIELVIVGLFVLGGITGTANTHGAMMHLIVGDQLMAGMSYMYWFWGVFIAAGLLLPLLIEFLENAGFHLHLPPIAPVLVLIGGLVLRFLIVFAGQTYHTFM
- a CDS encoding 4Fe-4S dicluster domain-containing protein; translation: MSNKKNYGMIIDTRVCVGCSACVYACRAENAVPEGYCRDWVVQDTSGNFPLLSMENRSERCQHCDNAPCVTYCPTGASHYDENGTVQINRSRCTGCKACMAACPYDARYVHPDGFIDKCTLCKHRIEKGLKTACVSICPTGSLHLVDFDNMTPEEKAMLNGKEVYRQKEHAGTEPKLYWISARNKPGA